A stretch of DNA from Halobacteriovorax sp. JY17:
AATGAGCTCATCTCTCATATCCATAAGAATAGTTTTTGGAATTTGATCTTGAAAAGCTAGATCCTTATTAATTTCCCACATGGCTTTATAGGCGAGAAGTCCTGTACTTGATTTCGCTCTATATTCAACAAAGTTTCCGCTTGGAAGATTAAAGGTGAGACCCATTTTAAAGAGTAGTGTAATAAAGCTAGTGTACCATCTCGTTTTGAAAGCTGGAGCGATATAAGTAACACTTTTAAAGGGGGCCTTAAATTTTTCAATAGAGTGTTGAATGAGTTCAGCTCCAAGAGAGAAGCCTAGTCCATAGAGAGGAACTTTTAATTCCTTTGAGCTTAAATAGGCCTGACAAAGTGGAATGTAGAAATCCTTTATCCATCTCTCTTTAGAGACGCTCTTCCAATTTGTTTCTTTTGTATGACCTGTAAGCTTTATGTAGAGTGGGGAGATACTTTGTGACTTATAGTAATTGCCTAAAGTCTCCATTTTCTCTGAATTAAGATTTAAACCGTGAGCAATGAGGACGATGCCTTTAACGTCTCCCTCGAAAGTTATTTTCTGTGTGGCGTTATTGCAATTTAGAGCAAGGCTTTTAGTTGAAATAAGAAGTAGTAGTATGAAGATAAATTTTTTCATTTCAAAATCTTACCATTTCTATCATCATTTGTACTTTGAAAAAAAGAAAACTAACATATTGATAACTTTATTAAGGAGAATTACATGAAGTCACTTTTGAGCACGGCAGCTCTCTTACTTCTTTCACTTTCGTCTGTTGCCCATACGGGTTTAAAAGCAGGGGAGAAATTTGAAAATCATAGAATCCAGGGACAGATTAGAGTTAGTTGTTATGAACGAGGACAGAGCGATTACGCCTATGTGAACTGCACTGATAGTTATCTGACTCCTTCCATTAGATCTACTTTTACTTTTGATTCAGGAGTTGAAGCGGATAAGGTTGAGCTTAAATATGTTAATTCTAGTGGCAAGACTAAGACGAAGTCATCTAAAATTAAAGGTAATGAGAGTAGAGAGAATTTTAATCTTTGGATTTGGACACTCACACAAAGACCTCTTTTAAAGAGCGGTGAAAATACTATTGAGTATAAACTTACAAATTCTGGAGATACAGTTGAAACAGGTTCATTTGATGTTCTAGTAGAAACTCAGGCGATTCGTACATGTGGTTACAGATCTTATACATCTAGTCGTTTAAGTGATTGTACTAACGCTTCAAATGTTTGCGCTCAATACTTTAGAGAAATGAACGATTGTCAGTAAGTTAATTAATACCTGGGCCACGTACTAAGCGTGGCTTTTTTTTGGAGTCTCTTTGAAAGCACTACTCTTATTTTTATTTCTTTCTACAAACTTAATGGCCTCTCCTATTTTGCATGATATTGCAAAAGGACAACATCATAAGGGCGGTGAAATAAGAATAGAGGTCTCAAGTAATACTGCTACATCATTTACCGCAAAGATTGCTTATAAAATAAAGAAGAAATTCTATGTACCCGTGGGAGATAGTAAACTCCAAGGTGATGTTGAGCAGGGCCTGCCAAAAATATTCTCCACTAAAGAGGGTTATACTCATCTTGAGCAAGTCGGTTCAATTAAAGTTGATAGGGCCACAGTAAAGTTTATCAAGAGGGAGAGCATAGGCGAGTACTATGACGCCTTTAAAATCGAAATTATTCCTGATAATGGAAAGTGGAAGGGATTTCTCTGGTACCACCCAAGTGTAGAAGGGGTGGGATGGATTAAGAGTGATCTAACTCTTCTAAGTATCCCAGTTCTTGGGGACTATAGTCTAACGAGCTTTATTCGCTAATCTATTGTCTAATTAATAGACAGTTTTACTTCGTTCTGTTTAAAAAATTAACAGGCTTCTTGAGCTTTAGGGCTTATCTTCTTAATAATAAGACTTGAGGAGTTGGTACGTTTCTTGGATATAGATAGGTAACTTTCAATTTTCTTAGAGGAGAAAACATCATGAAGAAAACATTAATTGCTACCGCTGCTATGGTAATTATGGCAAATCCAATATTCGCTGCTACGCAGGGAACTCTCTTACTTCAAGGTCAAGTTGATCAGGTTCTATCGCTAACTGTTACTGCAGAATCTGGTGTAAATACTAATCTTGATTTAGTAAATGGAGAAGAGGACTTGAAAGTTGCAGTTGTGACAGAAGAGACAAACTCAAATACAGGTTATAAAATTCTTGTTAGATCTGCCAATGGTGGACTCTTAAAAAATGGTGCTCTTGATAGTGTAGCCTATACTGTAAAATATGATGGTGAAGCAACTGCTAGATCGTTAACTACATCTGATGTAGCAGTAAAAAATGTCTCAACAGGTGGTGTTTATGATCACGAGAGTGATTTTGAAGTAAGTCTTACTGGAAGTGGTTCTGCTGCGGCACTAACTCAAGGTACTTATTCTGATACCGTGACTTTTACAATCCAAGTTAACTAATTGAATATAGGGCATACTTGAGAATAGTTCTCAGGTATGCTGTTTTTTGTCCGATAATACTCTGAGGAGTTTATTGTGATAAAAGTCAGCTTCATTCTATTTGCCCTTACTTCGTCTCTATGTATTAATGCTGCTAATTCTGGCTCACTTCTCTTATCTTCAAGAATTGGTGTTAATATCGATTACCGTATTGATGAGAATAATAATATTCGAATTGTCTCTAATGCTCCCTTTAAGAAAAACTTAAGATCCTACGTTTTTAAATCTAGAAATCTTAGCTTAAGTAAGAATGATAAAAGTCGCTATCAAGTCTTAGAAATCGAAGCAAATTAATTATCTTTTTTAATTTCTTTTTGACCCTAGCTCTAGTTCTAAATGACACTAAAATGACTTTTTGACTCTAAAAAGGAGGATAATGCCTCCCTGCTTTTGGCATGCACCTTGTATATACTATTAGTAACTTATTCATATGGAGGAAATATGAGAAAATTACTAATTGCTTCTACACTTTCAATTCTAACGTTGAGCTCTTTCGCTGCTCCTCAAGGAACGCTCTTACTACAAGGTTCAATTGGCCAAGTTCTATCTCTAACTGTTGAGGCAGAAGCTGGTGTAAATAATAGTTTAGACCTAACTAGTTCTGAATCCGATTTAAAAGTAGGTACTGTCACCGAGCAGACAAACTCAAATACAGGTTATAAAATTCTCATTAGATCTGCTAATGCTGGACAATTAAAGAATGGCTCCCTTGATCAAGTGGATTACACTCTTAAGTATGACGGAACGGCGGTTTCTCTTTCTCAGTCTGACACTGAAGTAAAGAATGAATCCACTGGTGGAGTTTACAATCACGCTAGCGATGTAGAAATTTCGTATACTGGTCAACCTGCTGCAAGTCTTACCCAAGGTACTTACTCAGATACTGTGACTTTTACTATTCAAGTTAATTAAGACAGGGCCTTAAGGGCCCTTTTTTTTGTCTTTATCATTGAGTCTTCTCTACTTGCGAGCTATAATTTTAAAGTGAAAAAACTAACTATAATATTCTTATTTCTTATTTCCTATTACTCCCATGCTTTTAAGCTCATGCCTATGAGCTACACCATTAAAAGCTCTGATAAATCGAAGACGGCTCTCTTCACTGTTTTAAATGATTCAGATTCTCCCATTGCTATTCAGCTCGATATACGTGTTCGAAAAATGAAAGTCGATGGTAGTGAAGAGCACCCTGAGTCTGATGATTTTCTCATCTTTCCTGATCAACTCGTTCTTGGGGCCAAGAAAAGGCGTGTCATTAAAGTGAAGTGGCTTAAAGGTGAGGTTAAAGACATTGAAAAGTCTTATAGACTTATTGCCGAGCAACTTCCAATTGATGTGACAAAGAAGAAGGCCAAGCAAACAGATATTAAAATACTTCTGCGCTATATTGCAGCTCTCTATGTAGAGCCTGAGAAGGGGAGTTCCAAATTAAAAGTTATCAGCAGTAAGACGACCAAAGATTTAAATAGAGTTGTTTTCTATGTTGAAAATAGTGGAAATATTCATCAAGCTCTTTTGAAGCCAACTCTGACAATTACTCAGGAAGGTAAGAGTTTTCAAGTGACAAACTTAGAAGG
This window harbors:
- a CDS encoding alpha/beta hydrolase, whose product is MKKFIFILLLLISTKSLALNCNNATQKITFEGDVKGIVLIAHGLNLNSEKMETLGNYYKSQSISPLYIKLTGHTKETNWKSVSKERWIKDFYIPLCQAYLSSKELKVPLYGLGFSLGAELIQHSIEKFKAPFKSVTYIAPAFKTRWYTSFITLLFKMGLTFNLPSGNFVEYRAKSSTGLLAYKAMWEINKDLAFQDQIPKTILMDMRDELIDFYSTRDLCKKWKNCTFIELKSKPTRNEKSIYHLAIDPSTLGQAMWKKLTSKITLGL
- a CDS encoding fimbrial protein; translated protein: MKKTLIATAAMVIMANPIFAATQGTLLLQGQVDQVLSLTVTAESGVNTNLDLVNGEEDLKVAVVTEETNSNTGYKILVRSANGGLLKNGALDSVAYTVKYDGEATARSLTTSDVAVKNVSTGGVYDHESDFEVSLTGSGSAAALTQGTYSDTVTFTIQVN
- a CDS encoding fimbrial protein, which codes for MRKLLIASTLSILTLSSFAAPQGTLLLQGSIGQVLSLTVEAEAGVNNSLDLTSSESDLKVGTVTEQTNSNTGYKILIRSANAGQLKNGSLDQVDYTLKYDGTAVSLSQSDTEVKNESTGGVYNHASDVEISYTGQPAASLTQGTYSDTVTFTIQVN
- a CDS encoding fimbria/pilus periplasmic chaperone, with amino-acid sequence MKKLTIIFLFLISYYSHAFKLMPMSYTIKSSDKSKTALFTVLNDSDSPIAIQLDIRVRKMKVDGSEEHPESDDFLIFPDQLVLGAKKRRVIKVKWLKGEVKDIEKSYRLIAEQLPIDVTKKKAKQTDIKILLRYIAALYVEPEKGSSKLKVISSKTTKDLNRVVFYVENSGNIHQALLKPTLTITQEGKSFQVTNLEGIRGENILAMTKRYFSFIPPKGVNIQKPYSVELVNDD